In Thauera sedimentorum, a single genomic region encodes these proteins:
- a CDS encoding DUF2249 domain-containing protein gives MSELPLFNESVFPFDARGVAKRFRHAAIFGALEALMDGETMRFVNDHDPLPLLGQIRQRYGDQVSIEYVARDPGNIVIDFSICLSPREQKQAPAESAPVGGGCGGGGGGCGCSGG, from the coding sequence ATGAGCGAACTGCCCCTGTTCAACGAATCCGTTTTCCCCTTCGATGCCCGCGGCGTCGCCAAGCGCTTCCGCCATGCGGCCATTTTCGGTGCGCTGGAAGCCCTGATGGACGGCGAGACCATGCGTTTCGTCAACGACCACGATCCCTTGCCGCTGCTCGGCCAGATCCGCCAGCGCTACGGCGACCAGGTCAGCATCGAGTACGTGGCCCGCGACCCGGGCAACATCGTCATCGACTTCTCCATCTGTCTCTCTCCGCGCGAACAGAAGCAGGCCCCGGCCGAGAGTGCGCCGGTGGGCGGCGGCTGCGGCGGGGGTGGCGGTGGCTGCGGCTGCTCCGGCGGCTGA
- a CDS encoding glycine-rich domain-containing protein: MGTTLQLLLAGAVVLLFGWQMKRGRSRQRAAYLADYDFARLLDRRLALRRPQLDAAQRRLVFDGLRQWFALCQHKDGRRLSMPSQAVDDAWHEFILFTRNYAQFCQRALGRFLHHVPAEAMSSPTQAQRGIRATWQLACRAEGIAPDRPSHLPLLFALDAQLGLADGFHYSLDCRDTRAAGGAPYCASHIGCGSGCSSDSCGDSGGSSCGGGCGGD, translated from the coding sequence ATGGGCACGACGCTGCAGTTGCTGCTCGCGGGCGCCGTCGTGCTGCTCTTCGGCTGGCAGATGAAGCGCGGCCGTAGCCGGCAGCGCGCCGCCTACCTGGCGGATTACGACTTCGCCCGCCTGCTCGACCGCCGCCTAGCCCTGCGTCGCCCGCAACTGGACGCCGCGCAGCGCCGCCTGGTGTTCGACGGCCTGCGCCAGTGGTTCGCGCTGTGCCAGCACAAGGACGGCCGGCGCCTGTCCATGCCCTCGCAGGCGGTGGACGATGCCTGGCACGAGTTCATCCTGTTCACCCGCAACTATGCGCAGTTCTGCCAACGCGCGCTGGGCCGCTTCCTGCACCACGTGCCGGCCGAGGCGATGAGCTCGCCCACTCAGGCGCAACGCGGCATCCGCGCCACGTGGCAGCTGGCCTGCCGCGCCGAAGGCATCGCCCCGGACCGCCCAAGCCACCTGCCGCTGCTGTTCGCGCTCGACGCACAACTGGGGCTGGCCGACGGCTTCCACTACAGCCTCGACTGCCGCGACACACGCGCCGCCGGCGGCGCACCCTACTGCGCCAGCCATATCGGATGCGGCAGCGGTTGCAGTTCGGACAGCTGCGGGGACAGCGGGGGCAGCAGTTGTGGCGGGGGCTGCGGCGGCGACTGA